The following coding sequences are from one Lolium rigidum isolate FL_2022 chromosome 6, APGP_CSIRO_Lrig_0.1, whole genome shotgun sequence window:
- the LOC124664210 gene encoding uncharacterized protein LOC124664210 yields MGNNPSCIPLPPSTASSSSTSCKVIHADGRVTRLPRPVRASELMLDHPGQFVCDACRLAVGCRVPGVAADELLQPRRAYFLLPIDMLYSVLTDDEMASLSAASHGAFAAASSAWKRIVTGATAARRRGGHGQSNGAGSDGSAASRVFPVVGLLQLQGDHGGSGAPASGIKSSGAGAPGLRRHRSWKPVLDTIDEAP; encoded by the coding sequence ATGGGGAACAACCCGTCGTGCATACCGCTGCCGCCCTCGACGGCGTCGTCAAGCAGCACCAGCTGCAAGGTGATCCACGCCGACGGGAGGGTGACGCGGCTGCCGCGCCCCGTGCGCGCGTCGGAGCTCATGCTGGACCACCCGGGCCAGTTCGTGTGCGACGCGTGCCGCCTCGCCGTAGGCTGCCGCGTGCCGGGCGTCGCAGCCGACGAGCTCCTCCAGCCGCGCCGCGCGTACTTCCTGCTCCCCATCGACATGCTCTACTCCGTGCTCACCGACGACGAGATGGCCTCGCTGTCCGCCGCATCCCACGGCGCCTTTGCCGCGGCGTCCTCGGCCTGGAAGAGGATCGTCACCGGCGCCACCGCCGCGAGACGACGGGGCGGACACGGGCAGAGTAACGGCGCCGGCAGCGACGGCAGCGCTGCCAGCAGGGTCTTTCCGGTCGTCGGCCTGCTGCAGCTCCAGGGCGATCACGGCGGCAGCGGTGCTCCAGCTTCCGGTATCAAGTCGAGCGGCGCCGGTGCCCCTGGGCTGAGGCGGCACCGGTCGTGGAAGCCGGTGCTGGACACCATCGACGAGGCGCCGTGA